One genomic segment of Burkholderia pyrrocinia includes these proteins:
- a CDS encoding outer membrane lipoprotein-sorting protein codes for MRRLFVSCCLSLSFLSGAAHAQPAPDPQKLLAASDAIRAPEKSFVLTATLIEYRSGKQVDGNTLSIYSKPDAPGGAFRTLVRFIAPARDTGKLMLKNGNDLWFYDPANQASVRISPDQRLLGQAANGDVVTVNLAHDYTAEMKGAEDIADGDRQTRRAYRLALTGHGEGLTYRRIEIWIDAANSRPLKARFYAESDRLLKTAFYRRYTMQLGVERPTETVIIDGLDSNWVTVMRFSDYAWRDIPDAWLQRDYLSRFQAQ; via the coding sequence GTGCGTCGCCTGTTCGTTTCATGCTGTCTGAGTCTTTCGTTCCTGTCCGGTGCCGCGCACGCGCAGCCGGCGCCCGATCCGCAGAAGCTGCTTGCGGCCAGCGACGCGATCCGCGCGCCGGAAAAGTCCTTCGTGCTGACGGCGACGCTGATCGAGTACCGGTCAGGCAAGCAGGTCGACGGCAACACGCTGTCGATCTATTCGAAACCGGACGCGCCGGGCGGCGCGTTCCGCACGCTGGTGCGGTTCATCGCGCCGGCCCGCGACACGGGCAAGCTGATGCTGAAGAACGGCAACGACCTGTGGTTCTACGATCCGGCGAACCAGGCGAGCGTGCGAATCTCGCCGGACCAGCGGCTGCTCGGCCAGGCGGCGAACGGCGACGTTGTGACCGTCAATCTCGCGCACGACTACACGGCCGAGATGAAGGGCGCGGAGGACATCGCCGACGGCGACCGGCAGACACGCCGCGCGTACCGGCTGGCGCTGACCGGCCACGGCGAGGGGCTGACCTACCGGCGCATCGAGATCTGGATCGACGCGGCGAACAGCCGGCCGCTGAAGGCGCGTTTCTATGCGGAAAGCGACCGCCTGCTGAAGACCGCGTTCTATCGCCGCTACACGATGCAGCTCGGCGTCGAGCGGCCGACCGAGACCGTGATCATCGACGGGCTCGACAGCAACTGGGTGACGGTCATGCGCTTTTCCGACTACGCGTGGCGCGACATTCCCGACGCATGGCTGCAGCGCGACTACCTGTCCCGCTTCCAGGCGCAATGA
- a CDS encoding ABC transporter permease: MTHTLMLALRNLQRNRRRSLTTLLAMIVGVSAILLFGGFSRDITLGLQTDFVQRSGHLQIQRRGYFLYGTGDPAAYGIRGYRALIDTLRRDPQLAPLLAVVTPTLQFGGIAGNFDAGVSRTVMGIGTIPDDQYRMQQWNAYGFPLQPREFALRGTADDAAVVGNGVARVLHLCEPLHVPDCHDAPPAPSDPVPAAAAAAAGAAANAPADVMALAQDEAGSRPAAGGATHIEVLAASTGGAPNVGRFSVVKAEQQGVKEFDDVYLAVRLPYAQRLVYGGGEPRATAIEIQLRSTADLPAARARIEQLLRGGFDGQTLDVVDFATLNPFYDQTNRMFSVIFGFVFVLISAIVLFVISNTMSTAIIERTVEIGTLRAMGMRRGGIQALFVCEGALLGVAGASLGVLVALAIAAALNHSGLAWTPPARIDAVALTVRVWGEWRSIAVTFTGLACVAGLSAWLPSRHAARLSIVDALRHA; this comes from the coding sequence ATGACCCATACGCTGATGCTCGCGCTGCGCAACCTGCAGCGCAACCGGCGGCGCTCGCTGACCACGCTGCTCGCGATGATCGTCGGCGTGAGCGCGATCCTGCTGTTCGGCGGCTTCAGCCGCGACATCACGCTCGGCCTGCAGACCGATTTCGTGCAGCGCAGCGGCCATCTGCAGATCCAGCGGCGCGGCTACTTCCTGTACGGCACCGGAGATCCGGCCGCCTACGGCATCCGCGGCTATCGGGCACTGATCGACACGTTGCGGCGCGATCCGCAGCTCGCGCCGCTGCTCGCCGTCGTCACGCCGACACTGCAGTTCGGCGGGATCGCCGGCAATTTCGATGCGGGCGTGTCGCGTACCGTGATGGGGATCGGCACGATCCCCGACGACCAGTACCGGATGCAGCAATGGAACGCGTACGGGTTTCCGCTCCAGCCGCGCGAATTCGCGTTGCGCGGCACGGCAGACGACGCGGCGGTGGTCGGGAACGGCGTCGCGCGCGTGCTGCATCTGTGCGAGCCGCTGCATGTGCCGGATTGCCACGACGCGCCGCCCGCGCCATCCGATCCGGTCCCGGCGGCGGCGGCGGCGGCGGCGGGCGCGGCCGCGAACGCGCCCGCCGACGTGATGGCGCTCGCGCAGGACGAAGCGGGCAGCCGGCCGGCCGCCGGCGGCGCGACCCACATCGAGGTGCTGGCCGCGAGCACGGGCGGTGCGCCGAACGTCGGCCGCTTTTCGGTCGTGAAGGCCGAACAGCAGGGCGTGAAGGAATTCGACGACGTGTATCTGGCGGTGCGCCTGCCGTACGCGCAGCGGCTCGTGTACGGCGGCGGCGAGCCGCGGGCGACGGCCATCGAGATCCAGCTCCGGAGCACGGCCGATCTGCCGGCGGCGCGTGCGCGCATCGAGCAGTTGCTGCGCGGCGGTTTCGACGGGCAGACGCTCGACGTCGTCGATTTCGCGACGCTCAATCCGTTCTACGACCAGACCAACCGGATGTTCTCCGTGATCTTCGGGTTCGTGTTCGTGCTGATCAGCGCGATCGTGCTGTTCGTGATCAGCAACACGATGAGCACCGCGATCATCGAGCGCACCGTCGAGATCGGCACGCTGCGCGCGATGGGCATGCGGCGCGGCGGCATCCAGGCGCTGTTCGTCTGCGAGGGGGCGCTGCTCGGCGTGGCCGGCGCGTCGCTCGGCGTGCTGGTCGCGCTCGCGATTGCCGCGGCGCTCAATCACAGCGGGCTGGCGTGGACGCCGCCCGCGCGGATCGACGCCGTCGCGCTGACGGTGCGCGTGTGGGGCGAGTGGCGCTCCATCGCCGTCACCTTCACCGGCCTCGCGTGCGTCGCCGGCCTGTCCGCCTGGCTGCCGTCGCGTCACGCGGCACGGCTGTCGATCGTCGACGCGCTGCGGCATGCGTGA
- a CDS encoding ABC transporter ATP-binding protein: protein MSLVTVDRLSKTYLLDSVRVTGLADVSVTLDAGRFTVLSGPSGSGKTTLLNMIGCIDRPDSGRVTIAGHDTASMTDDALSDFRARHVGHVFQTFNLLPVLSAYENVEYPLLMAGWATPRRAARVRDLLDAVGLGDKARHRPSQLSGGQRQRVAIARALAAEPAMVLADEPTANLDSTTGHAIIELMRTIQRERDVSFIVSSHDPQVVRVADEVVRILDGRIVAHEQHGGAAATETCR, encoded by the coding sequence GTGAGCCTCGTGACCGTCGACCGCCTGTCGAAGACCTACCTGCTCGACAGCGTCCGCGTGACCGGTCTCGCCGACGTGTCGGTGACGCTCGACGCCGGACGCTTCACCGTGCTGAGCGGCCCGTCGGGCAGCGGCAAGACGACGCTGCTCAACATGATCGGCTGCATTGACCGGCCCGACAGCGGGCGCGTGACGATTGCCGGCCACGACACGGCATCCATGACCGACGATGCGCTGTCGGACTTTCGCGCGCGCCACGTCGGCCACGTGTTCCAGACCTTCAACCTGCTGCCGGTGCTGTCCGCGTACGAGAACGTCGAATACCCGCTGCTGATGGCGGGCTGGGCGACCCCGCGGCGCGCGGCGCGGGTGCGCGACCTGCTCGACGCGGTCGGGCTCGGCGACAAGGCGCGGCACCGGCCGAGCCAGTTGTCGGGCGGGCAGCGCCAGCGCGTCGCGATCGCGCGGGCGCTGGCGGCGGAGCCCGCGATGGTCCTCGCGGACGAACCGACCGCGAACCTCGACAGCACCACCGGCCACGCGATCATCGAACTGATGCGCACGATCCAGCGCGAGCGCGACGTGTCGTTCATCGTGTCGTCGCACGATCCGCAGGTGGTGCGCGTCGCCGACGAAGTCGTGCGGATTCTCGACGGCCGCATCGTCGCCCATGAGCAGCACGGCGGCGCGGCCGCGACGGAGACCTGCCGATGA
- a CDS encoding flavin-containing monooxygenase: MTERDYGKRYCIVGAGAAGITAAKNLQALGIGVDVIEREDDVGGNWYYGRPSGAVYRSIHMISSKRFSEYTDFPMPDDYPVYARGDQALAYLRAYARRFGVYERIEFGRSVLEIAPVPGSTQWRVELDRGEVRRYRGVIVCNGHLSHPQLPDYPGRFDGLQLHSSQYRTPEIFGGKRVLVVGAGNSGCDIAVEASHHARAVFHSTRRGYYYWPKFLFGMPADQWAEWPLRLRMPLWARRLFGERLLRLTTAGQPEDYGLRKPDHKLFESHFIINSTLFYHLGHGDLAARPDVRELKGDRVAFVDGSEEPVDVIVYATGYQPGFPFIDQAHLPWRKQQPKLYLNMFDAQHPDLFFIGLFQTSTGNWPLMDYQAQLLARYLHARDVAPRKAARLDRLIRRGRSDWNGGIAFHRTPRHAIEVEHFAYRLQLKRLIGALPGAPAGAGAARRAAGAAHAGGAS; encoded by the coding sequence ATGACGGAGCGGGACTACGGCAAGCGCTACTGCATCGTCGGCGCGGGCGCGGCGGGCATCACCGCGGCCAAGAACCTGCAGGCGCTCGGGATCGGCGTCGACGTGATCGAGCGCGAGGACGACGTCGGCGGCAACTGGTACTACGGTCGCCCGAGCGGCGCGGTTTACCGGTCGATCCACATGATCAGCTCGAAGCGGTTTTCCGAGTACACCGACTTTCCGATGCCGGACGACTATCCGGTCTACGCGCGCGGCGACCAGGCGCTCGCGTACCTGCGCGCGTATGCGCGGCGCTTCGGCGTGTACGAGCGGATCGAGTTCGGCCGCTCGGTGCTCGAGATCGCGCCGGTGCCCGGCAGCACGCAGTGGCGCGTCGAGCTCGATCGCGGCGAAGTGCGGCGCTATCGCGGCGTGATCGTCTGCAACGGCCATCTGTCGCATCCGCAACTGCCGGACTATCCCGGCCGTTTCGACGGGCTGCAGCTTCATTCGTCGCAATACCGCACGCCGGAGATCTTCGGCGGCAAGCGCGTGCTCGTCGTCGGGGCCGGCAACTCCGGCTGCGACATCGCGGTCGAGGCGTCCCATCATGCGCGCGCGGTGTTCCACAGCACGCGCCGCGGGTACTACTACTGGCCGAAATTCCTGTTCGGGATGCCGGCGGACCAGTGGGCGGAATGGCCGCTGCGGCTGCGCATGCCGCTGTGGGCGCGGCGCTTGTTCGGCGAGCGGCTGCTGCGCCTGACGACGGCCGGGCAGCCGGAGGACTACGGGCTGCGCAAGCCCGACCACAAGCTGTTCGAATCGCATTTCATCATCAACTCGACGTTGTTCTATCACCTCGGTCACGGCGATCTTGCCGCGCGGCCGGACGTGCGGGAGCTGAAGGGCGACCGTGTCGCGTTCGTCGACGGCAGCGAGGAGCCGGTCGACGTCATCGTGTACGCGACCGGCTACCAACCGGGCTTCCCGTTCATCGACCAGGCGCATCTGCCGTGGCGCAAGCAGCAGCCGAAGCTGTATCTGAACATGTTCGACGCGCAGCATCCCGACCTGTTCTTCATCGGCCTGTTCCAGACGTCGACCGGCAACTGGCCGTTGATGGACTATCAGGCGCAACTGCTCGCGCGCTACCTGCACGCGCGGGACGTCGCGCCGCGCAAGGCCGCGCGGCTCGACCGGCTGATCCGGCGCGGCCGCTCGGACTGGAACGGCGGCATCGCGTTCCACCGGACGCCGCGGCACGCGATCGAGGTCGAGCACTTCGCGTACCGGCTGCAGCTCAAGCGGCTGATCGGCGCGCTGCCGGGCGCGCCGGCAGGCGCAGGCGCAGCGCGTCGGGCGGCGGGCGCGGCGCACGCGGGAGGCGCATCGTGA